The following are encoded together in the Vigna angularis cultivar LongXiaoDou No.4 chromosome 9, ASM1680809v1, whole genome shotgun sequence genome:
- the LOC108320534 gene encoding uncharacterized protein LOC108320534 isoform X2, with protein MSAAGGAFGGNRGLRPVPPEKGIFPLDHLHLCDLEKVEYLNCLKTAGHQSEKCRQFSKKYLQCRMERNLMAKQDLAELGFKESNVETPGGKVTDRVVTQDQ; from the exons ATGAGTGCTGCAG GTGGTGCGTTTGGTGGCAACAGGGGGCTTCGTCCAGTGCCTCCAGAAAAGGGGATATTCCCATTGGACCATTTGCATTTGTGTGACCTA GAGAAGGTGGAATATCTAAATTGTTTGAAGACTGCTGGCCACCAGTCTGAAAAATGCAGGCAATTCTCAAAAAAATACCTGCAGTGTCGTATGGAGAG GAACTTGATGGCAAAACAAGACTTGGCTGAACTAGGTTTTAAGGAAAGTAATGTAGAAACTCCTGGAGGAAAAGTTACTGATAGGGTTGTCACTCAAGACCAATAA
- the LOC108320534 gene encoding uncharacterized protein LOC108320534 isoform X1 — protein MLCSSIGGAFGGNRGLRPVPPEKGIFPLDHLHLCDLEKVEYLNCLKTAGHQSEKCRQFSKKYLQCRMERNLMAKQDLAELGFKESNVETPGGKVTDRVVTQDQ, from the exons ATGCTATGCTCTAG TATAGGTGGTGCGTTTGGTGGCAACAGGGGGCTTCGTCCAGTGCCTCCAGAAAAGGGGATATTCCCATTGGACCATTTGCATTTGTGTGACCTA GAGAAGGTGGAATATCTAAATTGTTTGAAGACTGCTGGCCACCAGTCTGAAAAATGCAGGCAATTCTCAAAAAAATACCTGCAGTGTCGTATGGAGAG GAACTTGATGGCAAAACAAGACTTGGCTGAACTAGGTTTTAAGGAAAGTAATGTAGAAACTCCTGGAGGAAAAGTTACTGATAGGGTTGTCACTCAAGACCAATAA